The genomic segment ATGTGTCATAAATTCAACATATTGCCATATTAGGCCGCCGCGCGTTGTATGCACTTATTTTGATACAGCTTTTCGTTAGTTTTATATTCAGGGTTAGCTTAGTATGGCTTCATTGTTAATGAAGGAACCTCTAGAGTGAGTCAAAAATCTGCGTCTTCAGGACGCCGCGATCTGTTAAATAGCCCCATTGGTAACACCTTAAAAAGTATGACGCTTCCGATGTTAGTTGGCATGGTAATGATGATGTCTTTTGGCTTGGTGGATACCTATTTTATCGGTCTATTGGGCACAGATGAGTTAGCCGCCATTAGTTTCACTTTTCCCGTAACCTTTACCTTGATTAGTCTACACATCGGCTTAGGTATTGGTACGTCAGCGGTGATTGGCCGGTTTCTCGGAAATAATAGCCACAGTGAGGCACAGCTATCAGGCACAGGTGCGTTGATGCTGGCTTTTGTGCTGGCTGCTGTCCTCGCATTCGTTGGTGTTATAACCATCAACCCTATCTTCACCTTACTTGGAGCCAATGAGCGCCTGCTTAGTTATATTCATGAGTACATGGTGGTGTGGTACGCGGCAGGTGTATTTTTAGCAATGCCAATGGTCGGTAACAGTATTCTTCGGGCATCAGGGGATACCAAAACGCCCAGTTATGTAATGGCTGGTGGCGGGCTCATTAATGTGATCTTAGATCCTATTTTGATTTTTGGTTGGGGGCCGATCCCAGCAATGGGCATGCAGGGAGCAGCGCTTGCCACATTGATTGCTTGGGCTCTGGGGCTCTTGTACATTCTCTATCTGTTAGCCTACAAGCGTGAGCTCATTTTACCGCGCTTGTTAAGCATGAGTGAGTTAAAGCGTTCTTGCGGCGGGATTTTAAAAATAGGCTTACCAGCGGCTGGAGCAAATATGTTAACGCCAATTGCTGGGGGGATCCTCACTGCTGTTGTGGCAGGCTATGGGCCTGGCGCAGTTGCCGCTTGGGGGGTTGGCGGACGATTAGAATCAATTGCTAGTATTGTCATTTTAGCTTTGTCTATGTCATTACCTCCTTTTATCAGTCAAAATTTCGGGGCGAATAATTTATCCAGAGTTTCAAAAGCCTATCAGTTGTGCGTACGTTTTGTAGTGATATGGCAATTATTGGTCTTTGGGGTGTTTTATGTTTTATCAGGTGTGTTCGCCAGAGCATTTTCATCAGAGCCTGAAGTCATCGGGCTGATTCAAACGTATTTAATGATCGTTCCTTTAGGCTATGGTGTACAAGGCATCGTTATTTTGACGAACTCGTCTTTTAACGCGATGCATTTACCCATGTCGGCTCTGCTGATGAGTGTTTTGCGCTTGTTTGTTTTCTTTGTGCCCATATCTTATCTAGGCAGTTATCTTTTTGACCTCAAAGGTATGTTTTGGGCTGGAATAGTGGCCAACATGCTAACTGCAGCGGTTGCTTACATATGGTTTTGTCGTTCATTGTCTAAGCGCATGGCGGCGTAAGGTTATTTTTTCTTTTATTACAAGGATCATTCATGGCTCGTCCGTTTCAACTCACGTCTAATTATTCACCGGCAGGGGATCAACCTAAAGCCATACAGGCGTTAGTGGAGGGGCTGGAAAGTGGTTTGGCTGCGCAAACGTTGCTCGGTGTTACTGGGTCTGGTAAAACCTTTACGATGGCTAATGTTATTAATGAAGTGCAGCGGCCAACCTTGATATTGGCGCACAACAAAACCTTAGCAGCACAATTATACGGCGAAATGAAAGAATTCTTTCCGAATAATGCAGTTGAATATTTCGTATCATATTACGACTACTATCAACCTGAAGCCTATGTGCCATCAAGTGATACCTTTATCGAAAAGGATGCTTCGGTCAATGCGCACATTGAGCAAATGCGACTCTCTGCAACAAAAGCCTTGATGGAACGTAGAGATGTCGTGATCGTCTCTAGTGTGTCAGCAATTTACGGCTTGGGTGATCCAGATTCATATATGAAAATGTTGTTGCACTTTCGTCAGGGTGACATCATGAATCAGCGTGATATATTACGTCGTTTGGCCGAAATTCAGTACAGCCGAAATGACATTGCCTTTGAGCGAGGCACATTTCGTGTGCGCGGTGACGTTATTGATATCTTTCCTGCAGACTCTGAACGTGAAGCGGTTAGAGTGGAACTGTTTGATGAAGAAGTAGAACGCATCAGTATATTCGATCCATTGACAGGGGCCGTAGAGAAAACCGTCGCCAGAGCTACCATCTTTCCGAAAACGCACTATGTAACCCCACGAGAAAAAATTCTTGATGCTGTGGAACATATAAAAGAGGAGCTTAAAGAGCGTAAAGCTCAGTTGATATCAGTCAATAAGCTAGTTGAAGAGCAGCGTATCAGTCAACGTTGCCAATTTGATATGGAGATGATGCAGGAGCTGGGGTATTGCTCTGGAATTGAAAACTACTCCCGCTATTTGTCGGGTCGTACGCCTGGGGATCCGCCGCCTACTCTTATTGATTATTTTCCGGCTGATGGTTTGATGTTCATCGATGAATCTCATGTTACGGTTTCGCAAATTGGCGCCATGTATAAAGGCGATCGCTCTCGAAAAGAAACCTTAGTCGAGTATGGCTTTCGATTGCCGTCTGCACTGGATAATCGGCCATTGAAATTTGACGAATTTGAACAAATAGCCCCTCAAACCATTTATGTTTCAGCCACCCCAGGTAAGTATGAACTAGCCAAAACCCCTGATGATATTGTCGAGCAGGTGGTTCGTCCGACAGGATTAATTGATCCCGAGATTGAGATACGGCCTGTGGGTACGCAAGTTGACGATCTGCTGTCAGAGATAGAAAAATGCATCGCTGTCAATGAGCGAGTGCTAGTGACAACGCTCACCAAACGAATGTCAGAAGATTTAAGTGAATATCTAGATGAACACAATGTGAAAGCACGTTACCTGCATTCTGACATCGATACAGTAGAGCGCATTGAAATCATTCGTGATTTACGTTTAGGCAAGTTTGATGTTTTGGTGGGCATTAATTTATTGCGAGAGGGCTTAGATATGCCTGAAGTGTCTTTGGTGGCGATCCTTGATGCGGACAAAGAAGGCTTTTTGCGCTCTGATCGCTCGCTAATTCAAACTATAGGCCGTGCGGCTAGGCATATAAACGGCCGGGCTATTTTGTATGCGGATCGTATTACAGGTTCAATGCAGCGTGCCATCGACGAAACGAATCGGCGTCGAGAAAAACAAAGTGAATATAACAAAAAACACAATATTGTACCGACTCAATTGAACAAACCCATTACCGATATTATGGATGTTGGAGAGGGAGGTGGGCAAGGTAAAGTCATGCTACGCAAAGTGGCAGAGACAGGTAAGAAGTACAATGGACTGAGTGCTCCTGAACTAATGAAAAACATCGCAGAACTTGAAAAGAAAATGTTCCAAATGGCGAAGGATTTAGAGTTTGAACAAGCTGCTTCTCTTCGTGATGAGGTGGAGACCCTACGGCAAAAATTGGTGGATATGTCTTAGCTATCATTACTCCTCTTTAGCAAAAGCAATATCAGCATCGATACTTGGTTGTTTTGGTAAATTAAATGGGCGTAATTTTGTACGTTAGTCGATCTTTTACGGCTTTTCGTGACGGATAGCCATGGTTTCATGATATTTACATTGTAATCAGATTTCGCCTTGCCTATTATGTTCTTTAGTATCAATAACTATACCTATAAGTGGTGCTAACCATGATAAATCGTCTGCAAGAATCTGATATTAAACTATTACGTGTGTTTTATGCCGTTGCTTCGTGCAACGGTTTTACCGCTGCTGAGTCCGTTTTGCGGATGCAGCGGCCGAATATCAGCGCTGCTATTAAAAAGTTAGAAGACCGACTCGATTTGGTGCTATGTCATCGAGGGCGCGGTGGATTCCAAATGAGTAAAGAAGGCGAGGTGGTATTTCAGGAAACCAAGCGCATCTTTAATTCGTTTGATAATTTCGTATTTAATTTAAAAAGCCTACACGACGATTACTCTGGGCATATTACGTTAGTGATGATGGCAGGTTTACCCCTTAATTATCACCTTGCAGTTAGTAAAGCTGTAAAAAGCACCATGAAAAAATTCAACGACATTCATGTCAACATTCAAACGCGCTTATATAATGAAGTTGAACACGTGGCCTTATCTGGTGAATGTCATTTGGTGTTATCCACTTATGATATGGTTAAACCTGAATCTGTCACGTTTCACCCAATAGAAGTGAAGTGCCGTGGCCGCCTGTATTGCGCGCCAACCCATCCTTTAGCTAAATATGCCGATGGTATCCCAGATAATGTTCGTATTGATGATTACCCTGCTATTGGGATATCAGGACTATCCTCTGGTAATTATATTGACGGTGAGCGCCGCCTTTCGATTCAAACTTTTTCGGACTCATATGATGGCTGTTTATCAGCGATCATGACCGGAGAGTACATGGGATTGTTGCCTGACTATATGGTCGAGCATCAAGGGAAAGGTTTAGGTTTGGTGTCGATTAAAAATCGTCAATTTGAGTTTAATCATGAGTTGTTCATGATGAATGGGAAAAATACTCGACTGAATCCAGTGCTACGGCATTTAATCAAAGAAGTTGCTTACTTTATTCAGCAAACTGAAAAATAAGTAAACCTGTCTTCTAGGCAAGGAGTTTTGCGATAAGCAGTATTGTAGCAACACGTTCTCTTCACTGAGAAAGAACACCATTATCCCAAATAAGAAAGTAATACCGCGGTAAGCTTTTCTATGTTTACCGGCTTACTTACATGTTCATTGAATCCTACTTGCTGAGCTTTTTGTTTGCTCTCTTGCATTACATCTGCGGTCAAGGCAATGATTGGCAGTGAGGATTTGTCATGCTGTTGGCGTATTTGTTCAGTCGCAGCATAGCCATCAAGCACAGGCATTTGGCAGTCCATTAATATTAAGTCAAAATGGTGATGGCTTGCCGCTTGTACAGCTAAAGCGCCATTGCCGACTACCAAAGCTTTTAAGCCCAAACTGTTTAATATCTCTGTGATAACCACTTGGTTAATGTCGTTGTCTTCAGCCACTAGGATACGTTTTCCCTGCAGCGCAGTGACATCTTTGTTGAGCGCTTTTTCCCTTGGTGTGGATAGATTAACCAGTGTGGGAAGTGTTAAGGTAAGTACAAACTCGCTGCCAACGCCTTCTTCGCTTTCAACGGTTAAGCTGCCCTGCATTAATTGGGTGAGTTCATTAGAAATGGCTAACCCTAAGCCTGTTCCACCAAAGCGTCGCGTGGTGGAGGTATCCGCCTGTGAAAATGCGCTAAATAAATTTCCCTGTTGCGCAGGTGTAATGCCTATGCCTGTGTCTTTCACCGTTATTTGTATGCGCGCAGTAGGGGGGATTTCATTGGTATTCTGTTCGACTATTGCCGCATGCAGAACAATGCCCCCCTGTTGCGTAAACTTGATTGCATTGCTGCATAAGTTGATGACGATTTGCTCGATCCTCAGAGGATCTCCCTTAAAAAATAAGCCTGGGGGTAGGTTATCTTCTAATGCCCAGTCAACGTTTTTAATACTTGCACCGGGCTCAAACATAGTAGATACACGATTTAAAATATCGTGGAAATCGAATTCCATCTCTTCCAGTACCAGTTTTTCTGATTCAATTTTAGAGATATCTAAAATGTCGTTAATGATCGCCAATAGCGTATCTGATGAGCTGGATATTTTATGAATGTAAGATTGATGCTCAGCAAGATCATTAGAACGCTTAGCAAGCTGGGAAAAGCCGATAATAGCGTTGAGGGGAGTGCGTATCTCGTGACTCATATTGGCTAAAAACTGGCTTTTGGCCTTGTTTGCTTTGTCTGCATCATGTTTCGCAAGGGCTAATGCGCGGGTACGAATTTCGACTTTACGGCTGAGTACAGCTTGTCGATTATTCATTAATAGAATTAATGTCATAGAAAAAGCGACGATAACCACTTGGAAAATAGAAAAAAACATCGAAAAGCTATACTGATGATGAAGCAGGTACTGGGATTTTGGTGCTAAATCTAAGCGCCAGGTTTGTCCCGGCAATGTTATAGGCAGAGAAATAAAATGCTCTTTGTCAATTAAGCTCGGGTGAGCTGAATGTGTGTTGCTAGCAAATATTTCATGGCCGCCATTTTCTGAGACCTCGAAATCAAATATGTCCAAGGCATTTTTTGATAACCCAGCGTCGAGGATTTGAGATACTAAGAATACCCCTGTTGCATACCCTCTAATATGTTCTCCTAGGCTATCTTCGTATACAGGAGCAAACAACAAGTATGCGGGTTGAAAGCTATCAGACTGCACCAGTTTAATGATGGGGGTGGCCGATAATTGAAAGGGAACATCCGATTGCGCCAATGCCGATTTACGCACCGAATTGGAATACACATTAAATCCGATGGCCGCTTCGTTTCCTCGTTCTGGAGTAATAAATTTTACAAACACGATGGGATCGATT from the Paraglaciecola mesophila genome contains:
- a CDS encoding MATE family efflux transporter, giving the protein MSQKSASSGRRDLLNSPIGNTLKSMTLPMLVGMVMMMSFGLVDTYFIGLLGTDELAAISFTFPVTFTLISLHIGLGIGTSAVIGRFLGNNSHSEAQLSGTGALMLAFVLAAVLAFVGVITINPIFTLLGANERLLSYIHEYMVVWYAAGVFLAMPMVGNSILRASGDTKTPSYVMAGGGLINVILDPILIFGWGPIPAMGMQGAALATLIAWALGLLYILYLLAYKRELILPRLLSMSELKRSCGGILKIGLPAAGANMLTPIAGGILTAVVAGYGPGAVAAWGVGGRLESIASIVILALSMSLPPFISQNFGANNLSRVSKAYQLCVRFVVIWQLLVFGVFYVLSGVFARAFSSEPEVIGLIQTYLMIVPLGYGVQGIVILTNSSFNAMHLPMSALLMSVLRLFVFFVPISYLGSYLFDLKGMFWAGIVANMLTAAVAYIWFCRSLSKRMAA
- the uvrB gene encoding excinuclease ABC subunit UvrB, producing the protein MARPFQLTSNYSPAGDQPKAIQALVEGLESGLAAQTLLGVTGSGKTFTMANVINEVQRPTLILAHNKTLAAQLYGEMKEFFPNNAVEYFVSYYDYYQPEAYVPSSDTFIEKDASVNAHIEQMRLSATKALMERRDVVIVSSVSAIYGLGDPDSYMKMLLHFRQGDIMNQRDILRRLAEIQYSRNDIAFERGTFRVRGDVIDIFPADSEREAVRVELFDEEVERISIFDPLTGAVEKTVARATIFPKTHYVTPREKILDAVEHIKEELKERKAQLISVNKLVEEQRISQRCQFDMEMMQELGYCSGIENYSRYLSGRTPGDPPPTLIDYFPADGLMFIDESHVTVSQIGAMYKGDRSRKETLVEYGFRLPSALDNRPLKFDEFEQIAPQTIYVSATPGKYELAKTPDDIVEQVVRPTGLIDPEIEIRPVGTQVDDLLSEIEKCIAVNERVLVTTLTKRMSEDLSEYLDEHNVKARYLHSDIDTVERIEIIRDLRLGKFDVLVGINLLREGLDMPEVSLVAILDADKEGFLRSDRSLIQTIGRAARHINGRAILYADRITGSMQRAIDETNRRREKQSEYNKKHNIVPTQLNKPITDIMDVGEGGGQGKVMLRKVAETGKKYNGLSAPELMKNIAELEKKMFQMAKDLEFEQAASLRDEVETLRQKLVDMS
- a CDS encoding LysR family transcriptional regulator, encoding MINRLQESDIKLLRVFYAVASCNGFTAAESVLRMQRPNISAAIKKLEDRLDLVLCHRGRGGFQMSKEGEVVFQETKRIFNSFDNFVFNLKSLHDDYSGHITLVMMAGLPLNYHLAVSKAVKSTMKKFNDIHVNIQTRLYNEVEHVALSGECHLVLSTYDMVKPESVTFHPIEVKCRGRLYCAPTHPLAKYADGIPDNVRIDDYPAIGISGLSSGNYIDGERRLSIQTFSDSYDGCLSAIMTGEYMGLLPDYMVEHQGKGLGLVSIKNRQFEFNHELFMMNGKNTRLNPVLRHLIKEVAYFIQQTEK
- a CDS encoding ATP-binding protein, yielding MKRQVPAHLLSWRLYLLLALAYFLVAHGLTAVLKQTDVVSIWLPAGIALVGCYLWWWRFFPAAFGACLMYNLSIYSGPSISFDNITPLLENFIIALGAGAQGMAGGGILRFWLGSPLNLRSDKPAILFVLIVGIASNLISANVGIFTLSYFNPAFSDAFYWNNVLMWWMGDTLGVLLATPFILGLLDITVFRSGKQKNRLLILAINSLLFLALSVSSILFANYNYENALALAHRERQLIETRLHRAISESNHQLQVLANHVQSKPDLSREDFNRFSKHLMQQQPTLKALSWNPRIPANRKSEQQAQLSQIYQRPIMIKGEPIEPIDPIVFVKFITPERGNEAAIGFNVYSNSVRKSALAQSDVPFQLSATPIIKLVQSDSFQPAYLLFAPVYEDSLGEHIRGYATGVFLVSQILDAGLSKNALDIFDFEVSENGGHEIFASNTHSAHPSLIDKEHFISLPITLPGQTWRLDLAPKSQYLLHHQYSFSMFFSIFQVVIVAFSMTLILLMNNRQAVLSRKVEIRTRALALAKHDADKANKAKSQFLANMSHEIRTPLNAIIGFSQLAKRSNDLAEHQSYIHKISSSSDTLLAIINDILDISKIESEKLVLEEMEFDFHDILNRVSTMFEPGASIKNVDWALEDNLPPGLFFKGDPLRIEQIVINLCSNAIKFTQQGGIVLHAAIVEQNTNEIPPTARIQITVKDTGIGITPAQQGNLFSAFSQADTSTTRRFGGTGLGLAISNELTQLMQGSLTVESEEGVGSEFVLTLTLPTLVNLSTPREKALNKDVTALQGKRILVAEDNDINQVVITEILNSLGLKALVVGNGALAVQAASHHHFDLILMDCQMPVLDGYAATEQIRQQHDKSSLPIIALTADVMQESKQKAQQVGFNEHVSKPVNIEKLTAVLLSYLG